In Massilia sp. METH4, the genomic window GCCAAGGCGAAGGCCACGGACGCGACGGAAGGCCGCGTCGTCCTTGGCCTGGGCGGTGGCTTGGCCGAAGCCGTGCTGCAAACCTGGTTCGACGCGCTCCCCGCCGCGCCGTACACGAAGCTGGACCACCCGCTCGGCACGCTGCTGCGCGTGGCCGATGCGTTCGGCGCGCCCCGCTACCTGTGGCTGACGACGCCGGAGACGGCCGCCACGGCCGCGCCGGAGCTGGCCGACCGACTCGTCGTCGGCGGCAATGAAGCGTGGCGCCTGTCGGAGATCCACGCCGGCGTGCCGCTGATTGCCGCCGCCACGCAGGAACAGTTCGTGCCGCAGATGGTCAACTTCGAACTGCTGGGCGGCGTGAATTTCAAGAAGGGCTGCTATCCCGGCCAGGAGATCGTGGCGCGCAGCCAGTACCTGGGCAAGCTGAAGCGGCGTACCGCGCTCGTCACGATCGACGATGCTGTTGTCACGGCAGGGACCGAGGTCTTCGCCCCGGCGGACCCGGGCCAGCCTTGCGGGATGGTCGTCAACGCGGCGCCGAACGGTGCCGGCGGGGTCGATGCCCTCGTCGAGATGAAGCTCGACGCCCTGGAGGCGGCGGACGTGCGCGCCCGCGCCGCGGACGGTCCGGCGCTGCAATTCCAGAGCCTGCCCTACGTGCTGGACAAGCTGGACGTCTGATGGACCTGTACGTCTACTACCGCGTCCGCGACGAGGATGCGGGTGCCCTGCTGCCGCGCGTGCGCGCGCTGCAGGAGCAGCTGGGGGCCGCGCACGGCGTGGCCCCGCAATTGAAGCGCCGCCCGCAGGGTGCGGATGGCGTGCAGACGTGGATGGAGGTTTACCCCGCCACCCCGTCCGGTTTCACGGAGGCGCTGGCACAAGCCGTCGGCGCCGCCGATCTGGGCACGCTGATCGCGGGCCCCCGTCATACCGAAGTATTCCAGGATATTCCCTCATGTGCCTGATCGTTTTTGCCTGGCGTGTCGTGCCGGGCGTGCCGCTGATCGCCGCCGCCAACCGCGACGAATACTTCGACCGGGCCAGCGCGGCGGCCGGGCCCTGGGAGGAAAACCCGCAGGTGATCGCCGGCCGCGACCTGAAGGCCGGCGGCAGCTGGATGGGCATCACGCGGCCGGAAGGGCCGGATTGCCAGTGGCCCGCGCACGTCTCCCCCTTGCGGGCGCGCTGCGACGGCAATGCATTCGCCACCATCGACAACACCGGCAAGGCACCCTCGCGCTTCGCCGCCATCACCAATATCCGCGCGCCGCATGACTACGACCCGCACGCCCCGTCGCGCGGGATGCTGGTTTCGAACTTCCTGTCGGCGACGATGAGCGCGCGCGAATACGTCGAGCAGATCCGGCCGGGCGCCAGGGTCTATAACGGCTTCAACCTCGTGCTGTGCGACGGCGAGGAACTGGT contains:
- a CDS encoding folate-binding protein, which translates into the protein MNNWNQILAAPAEAPARAALATGFVAPITDLGLIAFTGEDSAAFLHGQLTNDVEHLGANEVRLAGYCSPKGRLLASFLMWKDAQSIYLQLARDIQPAIQKRLQMFVLRAKAKATDATEGRVVLGLGGGLAEAVLQTWFDALPAAPYTKLDHPLGTLLRVADAFGAPRYLWLTTPETAATAAPELADRLVVGGNEAWRLSEIHAGVPLIAAATQEQFVPQMVNFELLGGVNFKKGCYPGQEIVARSQYLGKLKRRTALVTIDDAVVTAGTEVFAPADPGQPCGMVVNAAPNGAGGVDALVEMKLDALEAADVRARAADGPALQFQSLPYVLDKLDV
- a CDS encoding DUF4936 family protein codes for the protein MDLYVYYRVRDEDAGALLPRVRALQEQLGAAHGVAPQLKRRPQGADGVQTWMEVYPATPSGFTEALAQAVGAADLGTLIAGPRHTEVFQDIPSCA
- a CDS encoding NRDE family protein — its product is MCLIVFAWRVVPGVPLIAAANRDEYFDRASAAAGPWEENPQVIAGRDLKAGGSWMGITRPEGPDCQWPAHVSPLRARCDGNAFATIDNTGKAPSRFAAITNIRAPHDYDPHAPSRGMLVSNFLSATMSAREYVEQIRPGARVYNGFNLVLCDGEELVWFSNRGDEDPRNGQALAPGVYGLSNALLDSPWPKVVRTKAQFASLLCLGAPEEAYFEMLSDTTRAPDQRLPETGVSLERERQLSAVKIESPDYGTRTSTVVKLYAEAPAVLHEQLIR